In Daucus carota subsp. sativus chromosome 4, DH1 v3.0, whole genome shotgun sequence, one DNA window encodes the following:
- the LOC108219101 gene encoding zinc finger protein VAR3, chloroplastic, with amino-acid sequence MISTTTATAAAATSRLIISYIGNRAISPPLFFTKKLLFPSYSTLHSHRYSHFSSSALASPLTDTNTAADLPESGVNSHHPWPEWVLFVDRLNSKGYLSNSGADSPQIARRIDYKDMNMMRDACLSFARDRLDIFQSLSRPYIQAVVERGCPNVFRKSVNSGKRLRVYMQLDEGDVCSNCLLRGSCDRANVIVKDSEAAAGTVDIVRILLAYALDSAVVTGEKFPGREHIEVSARKLLLELIELSETAPNPEFSKPVAIAPNQKKKSSLLADENLSPDIELKRGDWMCPQCNFLNFSRNVKCRECGEDGPKKVSRAEVEMKQGDWICPDCGYMNFSRNASCIKCNVEGPKRVRADAIEMKKGDWNCPQCQFMNFASNKKCKRCQEVRPKRELIPGDWECPSCDFLNYAKNVICRKCDGDRPNEKVDTRYEDQLWRKPSSPLQGR; translated from the exons ATGATAAGCACCACCACCGCAACAGCGGCAGCAGCAACCTCGAGACTCATAATCTCATACATCGGGAACCGAGCCATCTCTCCCCCtctcttcttcacaaaaaaGCTCTTGTTCCCTTCTTACTCCACTCTACACTCCCACCGTTACTCCCATTTCTCTTCCTCTGCCCTAGCTTCTCCTCTTACTGACACTAATACAGCCGCTGATTTACCGGAATCAGGCGTTAATTCGCACCACCCGTGGCCCGAATGGGTGCTTTTCGTCGACCGATTGAATTCGAAAGGCTATTTATCGAATAGCGGTGCTGATAGTCCTCAAATTGCGCGGAGAATTGATTATAAGGATATGAACATGATGAGAGACGCTTGTCTTAGCTTTGCTCGTGACCGTCTCGATATTTTCCA GTCGTTGTCAAGGCCATATATTCAGGCTGTAGTGGAGAGAGGATGTCCTAATGTGTTCAGAAAATCTGTTAATTCAGGGAAAAGGTTGAGAGTATATATGCAACTTGACGAAGGAGAT GTGTGCAGCAATTGCTTGCTCCGAGGATCTTGTGACAGGGCCAATGTGATAGTAAAAGATTCAGAAGCAGCGGCAGGCACAGTGGATATTGTGCGTATATTACTGGCCTATGCTTTAGATTCAGCTGTTGTTACTGGAGAAAAGTTTCCTGGTAGAGAACATATCGAAGTATCTGCAAGAAAATTGCTGTTGGAGTTAATTGAATTGAGTGAGACGGCTCCAAATCCTGAATTTTCAAAGCCTGTGGCAATAGCACCGAACCAAAAGAAGAAATCTTCACTTTTGGCAGATGAAAATCTTTCACCAGATATTGAATTGAAGCGAGGAGATTGGATGTGCCCCCA ATGCAATTTCTTGAACTTTTCTAGAAATGTGAAATGCCGAGAATGTGGTGAAGATGGACCTAAGAAGGTCAGTCGTGCTGAAGTTGAAATGAAGCAAGGAGATTGGATTTGCCCAGA TTGTGGTTATATGAACTTCTCCAGAAATGCAAGCTGCATAAAATGCAACGTGGAGGGTCCTAAGAGAGTTCGTGCTGATGCTATTGAAATGAAGAAAGGAGATTGGAACTGTCCACA GTGTCAGTTCATGAATTTTGCAAGCAACAAGAAGTGCAAGCGTTGCCAAGAAGTGCGTCCGAAGAGGGAGCTTATCCCTGGAGATTGGGAATGCCCCTC atgtgattttttaaattacgcAAAGAATGTGATATGCCGTAAGTGTGATGGTGATCGCCCAAATGAAAAAGTGGATACACGTTATGAAGACCAGTTATGGAGGAAGCCCTCAAGCCCTCTCCAAGGCAGGTAG
- the LOC108219242 gene encoding outer envelope protein 64, chloroplastic: MGSSGAANLWVLLGLGIAGLFIMTKKIKKTIKADFGAFVERFQLLPPPQPAPPKAPHPLTGFSFAVSDIFDIDGHVTGFGNPDWARTHEAASQTSPVVLTLVEGGSTCVGKTVVDEMTFSISGENKHYDTPTNPAAPARVPGGSSSGAAVAVAANLVDFSLGVDVVGDVRIPAGFCGVLGFRPSHGAVSHTGIIPVASSLEAVGWFAKDPKILGLVGHVLLQLPFGVQRNPRSVLIADDCFELLKTPVSRITESVVRSTEKLLGKQVLKHMNLGEYISSKVPSLQKLNSNKANGEQKPSSLKSLAHTMQLLWRHEFKNNHGEWITSERRILDTVVTAQLHDSPDITDSEIENIQKVRNDLKVALNALLKDDAILVIPSVLHPPPKLGAKEISSEDYLTRTYSLMSLASMSGCCQVTIPMGFQDKSPVSVSFIARHGGDRFLLDTTKLMHASLQEQAEAAGKSNLSSNVVSREASAEIAKEKGNQAYKEKQFKRAVDLYSEAIKLNGNNATYYSNRAAAHLEAGSYLKAEADCTKAIDLDKKNVKSYLRRGTARELLGYFDGAIEDFKYALVLEPTNKRASTSADRLIKLFH; encoded by the exons ATGGGTTCATCGGGAGCTGCAAATTTGTGGGTTTTACTGGGGCTAGGCATAGCTGGACTTTTCATTATGACCAAGAAAATCAAGAAGACTATCAAAGCTGATTTTGGTGCTTTTGTTGAGAGATTTCAGCTGCTTCCACCCCCTCAGCCTGCCCCTCCTAAAGCTCCTCATCCTCTCACTGGCTTCTCTTTTGCTGTCTctgatat CTTTGATATCGATGGACATGTAACTGGTTTTGGCAATCCAGACTGGGCAAGGACACATGAAGCTGCTTCCCAAACATCACCTGTGGTTTTGACCCTTGTTGAAGGAGGATCCACATGTGTTGGGAAAACTGTGGTGGATGAAATGACATTTAG TATCAGTGGAGAAAATAAGCATTATGATACACCTACGAATCCGGCTGCTCCTGCACGAGTACCTGGAGGATCGTCTAGTGGTGCTGCTGTTGCTGTCGCTGCTAATCTTGTTGATTTCTCTTTGG GCGTTGACGTTGTTGGTGATGTGAGAATACCTGCCGGATTTTGTGGCGTACTTGGATTCCGACCTTCACATGGTGCTGTTTCTCACACAGGAATAATTCCTGTTGCTTCAAGTCTCGAAGCTGTTG GATGGTTTGCAAaggatccaaaaatattaggGCTGGTTGGACATGTGCTGCTGCAATTGCCATTTGGAGTTCAACGTAATCCAAGGAGTGTATTGATAGCTGATGACTGTTTTGAACTATTGAAGACACCTGTTAGCCGCATCACTGAGTCGGTGGTTAGATCCACTGAGAAGCTACTTGGCA AACAAGTTTTAAAGCATATGAATCTTGGGGAGTATATCAGTTCTAAGGTGCCAAGCCTACAGAAATTGAATAGTAACAAGGCCAATGGTGAACAAAAGCCTTCGTCGCTGAAATCACTCGCACACACCATGCAACTACTTTGGAG acatgaatttaaaaataaccatGGTGAATGGATAACATCTGAGAGGCGTATTCTGGATACTGTTGTGACAGCACAACTGCATGATAGTCCAGATATAACAGATTCTGAAATTGAAAACATCCAGAAAGTGAGGAATGACTTGAAAGTGGCTCTTAATGCTCTTTTGAAG GACGATGCCATCCTAGTGATCCCATCAGTTTTACATCCTCCTCCAAAACTTGGCGCAAAGGAGATTTCATCGGAAGACTATCTAACTCGTACATATTCTTTGATGAGTTTAGCTAGCATGTCGGGTTGTTGTCAG GTTACAATACCAATGGGATTTCAAGACAAGTCTCCTGTCTCTGTTTCATTCATAGCTAGGCATGGCGGTGATCGATTTTTACTGGATACCACAAAATTGATGCATGCTTCTCTTCAGGAGCAGGCTGAAGCAGCTGGGAAGTCGAACTTGTCGAGTAATGTTGTCAGCAGGGAAGCTTCTGCAGAGATTGCAAAAGAAAAG GGAAATCAAGCATATAAAGAGAAGCAGTTTAAGAGAGCGGTTGATTTGTATTCAGAAGCTATTAAACTGAACGGTAATAATGCAACATATTACAGTAACAGGGCTGCTGCACATCTGGAAGCGGGAAG TTATCTTAAGGCAGAAGCTGATTGTACAAAAGCTATTGACCTTGACAAGAAG